CGATGAAGACGCGGAGTTTCTTCTGCGCATCGCCCAGGTCGGCGTGCATTTTCCGGACTTGTTGCGCGGCTCGCGGCGTCAGCGTGATCATGCGCGCAACGTAGGAGCGAACGAGACGCTGTCAATCGACACGCTCGACGCATCCGCATCGCCGCCGCCCGCCATCGCGTGCCCCATGCGCCACGCGCAAAATTCCGCTGCGTCAACCCCTGAGCAGGAATCGTGCAAATTTCGCAGCTGAGTTCTTGCCACGCCCGCGCGCGGCCGGTTTTCTGGAGTCCGTGTCTTCCTTGAAGCACATCTTCAACGAGCTGCATTACGAGCTGACCCGCAAAATTTCCGAAGGCGGCATGGGCGTCGTCTACGAAGCCGTGCAGCGCGGGGCCGGCCAGTTCCGCAAGGTCGTCGCGATCAAACTGATTCGCGAGGAATACTCCGCGATCGAGGAATTCCAGAAGAACTTCATCGGGGAGGCCCGCCTCGTGGCCGACCTCATCCACACCAACATCGTCCAAACCTACCACCTCGGCCAGATCGGCGGGCAGTATTTTATGACGATGGAGTTCGTGAACGGCGTGAACCTCGAGCAGTTCCTCGAACGCCACGCCGAACTCAAACGCCCGGTGCCGGTCGACCTCGCGGCCTTCATCATCTCGCGCGTCTGCCGCGGCCTCAGCTACGCCCACGCCAAACGCGGCGCCGACGGCCGCCTCCTCGGCATCGTCCACCGCGACGTGAATCCGAAGAACATCATGATCGCCCACGAAGGCGACGTGAAGCTCACGGACTTCGGCATAGCGAAGGCCTTGGACCTGATGTATAACGAGGAAGGCAAGGTCATCCCGGGCAAGGACGAGTATCTCTCCCCCGAAGGTGCCAGCTACGCCGTCACCGACGCACGCTCCGACCTCTTCTCGCTCGGCATCGTCCTGTCGGAACTCCTCCTCGGCAAAAACCTCTTCCGCGCCGCCAACCGCATCGAGTCGCGCCGCAACATTCTTCAGCTCTCCGTCCCGCGCTTCGGCGCACTGCGGCCGGAAATCGATCCGCGCCTCGACGCGATCCTCCAGCGCGCGCTCCACCGCGAGCGCAACCAGCGCTACCAGACCGCCGCCGAGATGATGACCGATCTCGAGCTTTACCTCTACAGCGACCGTTACGGCCCCACGAACGAGAAACTCTCGGTCTACCTGCGCGAACTTTACTCCCCGACCGCTTCGTCCCACGCACCCCAGCTGTCCTCCCCGCCGCTACCCCCGCCCCCGATTGAGCGCCTTCGGTAATCTCCTGCGCATATGAGCGGCCCGGGTTTTTCTCAAAGCTTCCAGCAGCGGCAGACGCAGCAACTCGTGCTCGCGCCGCAGATGCGGCAGTCGCTGAAGATCCTCCAAGT
This region of Opitutia bacterium genomic DNA includes:
- a CDS encoding serine/threonine protein kinase, which codes for MSSLKHIFNELHYELTRKISEGGMGVVYEAVQRGAGQFRKVVAIKLIREEYSAIEEFQKNFIGEARLVADLIHTNIVQTYHLGQIGGQYFMTMEFVNGVNLEQFLERHAELKRPVPVDLAAFIISRVCRGLSYAHAKRGADGRLLGIVHRDVNPKNIMIAHEGDVKLTDFGIAKALDLMYNEEGKVIPGKDEYLSPEGASYAVTDARSDLFSLGIVLSELLLGKNLFRAANRIESRRNILQLSVPRFGALRPEIDPRLDAILQRALHRERNQRYQTAAEMMTDLELYLYSDRYGPTNEKLSVYLRELYSPTASSHAPQLSSPPLPPPPIERLR